From a single Sphingosinicellaceae bacterium genomic region:
- a CDS encoding phosphotransferase: protein MATRQEQMSGAGEVRQGLGFDEARLATWMAANVADYAGPLTVRQFNGGQSNPTYKLETPLQNYVLRRKPPGLLIKSAHAVDREYKVITALHAAGFPAPRTFGLCTDDDVIGTWFYVMDCVEGRIIWDNTFPDVSRDDRPRYFDAMNATIAQLHNLDPVAIGLGDFGKPGNYFVRQIGRWSKQYLEDADAGRVASMDKLVEWLPANIPDDGDESRVVHGDYRCDNMIFHPTEPKVLAVLDWELSTLGHPLADFSYHLMMYRMPPAATAGLLGNDLVALNIPSEDEYVEAYCKRTNRPEGIPNLDFYVAYNMFRLAAILHGIRGRVMRGTAASAHAQKSAEGVELLADFAWAQAENARI from the coding sequence ATGGCGACACGACAGGAGCAGATGTCGGGGGCAGGCGAAGTTCGCCAGGGCCTCGGCTTCGACGAGGCGCGACTGGCAACCTGGATGGCGGCAAATGTCGCCGACTATGCCGGACCGCTGACGGTTCGCCAGTTCAATGGTGGCCAGTCGAACCCGACCTACAAGCTCGAGACGCCGCTCCAGAACTATGTCCTGCGCCGCAAGCCGCCCGGCCTGCTGATCAAGTCGGCCCACGCCGTCGACCGCGAATACAAGGTCATCACCGCGCTCCACGCCGCCGGTTTTCCGGCCCCACGGACCTTTGGGCTGTGCACCGACGACGACGTCATCGGCACCTGGTTTTACGTTATGGACTGCGTCGAGGGCCGGATCATCTGGGACAATACCTTCCCCGATGTCAGCCGCGACGACCGTCCGCGGTATTTCGATGCGATGAACGCCACCATCGCCCAGCTCCACAACCTCGATCCGGTCGCCATCGGCCTCGGTGACTTCGGTAAGCCGGGCAATTATTTCGTCCGCCAGATCGGGCGCTGGTCGAAGCAGTATCTCGAGGATGCAGATGCCGGGCGGGTCGCCTCGATGGACAAGCTTGTCGAGTGGCTGCCCGCGAACATTCCCGACGACGGCGATGAGTCGCGGGTCGTCCACGGCGACTATCGCTGCGATAACATGATCTTCCACCCGACCGAGCCGAAGGTGCTGGCGGTGCTCGACTGGGAATTGTCGACACTCGGCCACCCGCTCGCTGACTTCAGCTATCACCTGATGATGTACCGGATGCCTCCTGCAGCAACTGCCGGGCTCCTCGGCAACGACCTCGTCGCGCTCAACATTCCGAGCGAGGACGAATATGTCGAGGCCTACTGCAAGCGCACCAATCGCCCCGAGGGCATCCCGAACCTCGATTTTTACGTCGCCTACAACATGTTCCGACTGGCTGCGATTCTACACGGCATCCGTGGCCGGGTAATGCGGGGTACGGCGGCGAGCGCTCACGCGCAGAAGAGCGCCGAAGGGGTCGAGTTGCTGGCAGATTTCGCCTGGGCGCAGGCGGAGAACGCGCGGATCTAG
- a CDS encoding EAL domain-containing protein translates to MADLLLQRMASVVAASGVGVVRGRLGGGPRWANDAFLEMSGYRRSDLAGLSWTALTTVEPWTFLPGAPDDIAPADEHEFVRKDGSRWPVIVSRGVDPTDSAQLILFVVDLSASRLAEAARSAADVESEQRFRRLADDIPVIVWCVDPASQATYLSKIWYDYTGQTEAGALGRGWMKAVCREDLGRMMPLARCVAKGKPFDFDFRVLASDGTARWFMSSGRPRFDTAGRLVGFAGSLTDIHDRKLAERELADVQLRLSRALDGTGVGVWEWDAAADSVSVSGSALGLAGIASARESYHRVDYRAAIHPDDREHLLAAMAEYVEGRSQDFAVEVRLRRNNGGWIWVLDRGLATARDAQGRATRMVGTLTNIDDSKCAAERLRWTVDHDALTGLASRTFFNTRLEAALSGDRRVGLALLDIDDFKSVNDVHGHAAGDALLKVLAQRLADFAYPDETVARLGGDEFTLIIPDCGSAQRLTGRLEKLRSILSSPFLHEGETLTCRSSIGVAIAPGHGGDPSTLMRSADMAMYNAKAGAFGGVALYDPALGARMRRETAPLATVRAALDADTMRPLYEPIVRLSDGRLVGYEALAHVAGGDEAPVDTHEFEASFGDAELSIRLGACILDRALADFRSWRSAGLAPKFLAVNVTIAELRQGDYANRLLAKLAAHDFPPASLRIEIVENGLHCGRAGSASAATLAALRDGGMLVGLDKFGTGSSSLSHLSQLPLAAVKIDRQFVRGVAEPGSDRTIVRIITGLGATLGLRIVAVGVETAAQARTLSELGCTFGQGSWFGAPRDAAATLAQLQATPGN, encoded by the coding sequence GTGGCCGACCTCCTCCTCCAGCGCATGGCGAGCGTCGTCGCGGCGAGTGGCGTCGGAGTCGTGCGGGGCCGCCTGGGCGGTGGTCCGCGGTGGGCAAACGACGCCTTCCTCGAAATGTCTGGCTACCGGCGCTCCGATCTCGCCGGCCTGAGCTGGACGGCGCTGACGACAGTCGAGCCCTGGACATTCCTGCCTGGAGCGCCGGACGATATCGCACCCGCCGACGAGCATGAATTCGTCCGTAAGGACGGCAGCCGCTGGCCGGTCATCGTCAGCCGCGGCGTCGACCCGACAGATAGCGCTCAACTGATCCTGTTCGTCGTCGACCTGTCCGCGTCGCGGCTTGCCGAGGCCGCGCGCTCGGCTGCCGATGTCGAAAGCGAGCAGCGCTTCAGGCGACTCGCGGACGACATTCCGGTGATCGTCTGGTGCGTCGATCCTGCCTCCCAAGCGACCTATCTGTCTAAAATCTGGTACGATTACACCGGCCAGACCGAGGCCGGCGCGCTCGGCCGCGGCTGGATGAAAGCGGTGTGCCGCGAGGACCTCGGTCGGATGATGCCGCTGGCGCGCTGCGTCGCGAAAGGCAAACCCTTCGATTTCGACTTCCGCGTGCTGGCTAGCGACGGCACCGCCCGCTGGTTCATGAGTTCGGGGCGGCCGCGATTCGACACCGCCGGGCGGCTGGTGGGTTTCGCCGGGTCGCTGACCGATATCCACGACCGCAAGCTGGCGGAGCGCGAACTCGCCGACGTCCAGTTGCGGTTGTCGCGAGCGCTCGACGGCACAGGCGTCGGGGTCTGGGAATGGGATGCGGCGGCCGACAGCGTCAGTGTCAGCGGCAGTGCGCTCGGCCTCGCGGGCATCGCCAGCGCGCGGGAGTCTTATCACCGGGTCGACTACCGCGCAGCGATCCACCCCGACGACCGCGAGCACCTGCTGGCCGCGATGGCCGAGTATGTCGAAGGCCGCAGCCAGGATTTCGCCGTCGAGGTCCGGCTTCGACGCAATAACGGCGGTTGGATCTGGGTGCTGGACCGCGGCCTTGCGACGGCGCGCGACGCGCAAGGCCGGGCGACCCGGATGGTCGGCACGCTGACCAACATCGACGACAGCAAGTGCGCGGCCGAACGCCTGCGCTGGACCGTCGACCATGATGCACTCACCGGCCTCGCCAGCCGCACATTTTTCAACACGCGCCTTGAAGCGGCACTCAGCGGCGACCGGCGGGTCGGGCTGGCTCTTCTCGATATCGACGACTTCAAGAGTGTTAATGACGTGCACGGCCATGCTGCCGGCGACGCCTTGCTCAAGGTGCTGGCACAGCGGCTTGCCGATTTCGCCTACCCCGACGAGACGGTGGCGCGCCTTGGCGGCGACGAGTTCACGCTGATCATCCCGGACTGCGGTAGCGCGCAGCGGCTCACCGGGCGCCTCGAGAAACTCCGAAGCATCTTGTCCAGCCCGTTCCTCCACGAGGGCGAGACGCTCACCTGCCGGTCGAGCATCGGCGTCGCCATCGCCCCGGGGCACGGCGGCGACCCGTCCACCCTTATGCGCAGCGCCGACATGGCGATGTACAACGCCAAGGCCGGCGCTTTTGGCGGCGTCGCGCTCTACGATCCGGCGCTGGGCGCGCGGATGCGCCGCGAGACCGCTCCACTGGCGACCGTCCGCGCCGCCCTCGATGCCGACACGATGAGGCCGCTTTACGAACCGATCGTCCGGCTCAGCGACGGTCGCCTCGTCGGCTACGAGGCGCTGGCACACGTGGCCGGCGGCGACGAGGCGCCGGTCGACACCCATGAGTTCGAGGCCAGCTTCGGCGACGCGGAACTTAGCATCAGGCTCGGTGCCTGCATCCTCGACCGGGCGCTTGCCGACTTCAGGTCCTGGCGCAGCGCCGGACTCGCGCCGAAATTTCTCGCCGTGAACGTGACGATCGCCGAGCTCCGGCAAGGCGACTATGCCAACCGCCTACTTGCCAAACTCGCGGCTCATGATTTTCCGCCCGCCAGCCTGCGCATCGAGATTGTCGAGAACGGCCTGCATTGTGGCCGCGCCGGAAGCGCCAGTGCCGCGACGCTCGCGGCACTGCGGGACGGCGGCATGCTCGTCGGACTCGACAAGTTCGGCACCGGCTCGTCGTCGCTGTCGCACCTGTCGCAACTGCCGTTGGCGGCGGTCAAGATCGACCGCCAGTTCGTCCGCGGGGTCGCCGAACCCGGCAGCGACCGGACCATCGTCCGCATCATCACCGGGCTCGGCGCAACCCTTGGCCTCCGCATCGTGGCGGTCGGGGTCGAGACCGCCGCCCAGGCGAGAACTCTCTCCGAACTCGGTTGCACCTTCGGACAGGGCAGCTGGTTCGGCGCGCCACGCGATGCCGCGGCGACGCTGGCGCAGTTGCAAGCCACGCCGGGCAACTAG